Proteins from one Nilaparvata lugens isolate BPH chromosome 10, ASM1435652v1, whole genome shotgun sequence genomic window:
- the LOC120353338 gene encoding uncharacterized protein LOC120353338 → MAVFSVQSDKWNVTRKVFVRRKRGEPVNGHPGIFKENTIGRLYTVHPNQDECFYLRMLLVNVPGPTSFQQLKIVDGVTHATFRATCQALNLLENDQQWNICINDACNTAHPNQIRALFAIILTACFPSSPTELWERYRSHMAEDILHRVRLENANMTLEFTEAIYNEALINIEDKCLAIANKVLSQLGMPAPTRTATAAFDVDLHHEQSYNINDLQAYVQSNIPKLTWEQKGIYDRIMQMINDGVGGTFFLDAPGGTGKTFLIRLILATVRSKSDIALALASSGIAATLLPGGRTAHSALKLPLNMQIIETPTCNISKASGMGKVLQKCKLIVWDECTMAHKKSLEALDRSLRDLCGNVQPFG, encoded by the exons aTGGCAGTTTTTAGTGTGCAATCTGATAA GTGGAATGTAACTAGAAAAGTATTTGTACGGCGCAAACGAGGGGAGCCAGTCAACGGTCACCCTGGCattttcaaagaaaatacaATTGGTAGACTTTATACAGTGCATCCCAATCAAGATGAATGTTTTTACCTTCGCATGCTATTGGTAAATGTGCCTGGTCCTACATCTTTCCAGCAATTAAAAATAGTTGACGGCGTCACACATGCCACTTTTCGCGCTACGTGTCAAGCTCTGaatttattagaaaatgacCAACAGTGGAACATATGCATCAATGACGCGTGCAACACTGCACATCCAAACCAAATTCGCGCATTATTTGCGATTATATTGACCGCTTGCTTTCCTTCATCTCCCACAGAGTTATGGGAAAGATATCGTTCGCATATGGCTGAAGATATTTTGCATAGAGTACGCCTTGAAAATGCCAATATGACCTTAGAATTTACAGAAGCCATTTACAACGAAgcattgataaatattgaggaCAAGTGCTTAGCTATTGCAAATAAAGTTCTTAGTCAATTAGGAATGCCAGCACCAACCCGAACTGCGACTGCTGCATTTGATGTAGATTTACACCATGAACAGAGTTACAACATTAATGATCTTCAGGCATATGTCCAATCGAACATTCCCAAATTAACGTGGGAACAGAAAGGCATTTATGATCGCATAATGCAAATGATAAATGACGGAGTTGGGGGGACCTTCTTCTTGGATGCGCCAGGAGGAACTGGGAAAACATTCCTCATTAGATTGATTCTAGCAACGGTTCGATCAAAAAGTGATATAGCCTTAGCTCTTGCTTCGTCTGGAATAGCTGCAACATTGTTACCAGGTGGAAGAACTGCGCATTCAGCTCTAAAGTTGCCATTAAACATGCAAATCATTGAGACTCCTacgtgcaatatttctaaagcaTCCGGTATGGGAAAagtattacaaaaatgtaaactAATTGTTTGGGATGAATGCACAATGGCACATAAAAAATCGCTCGAAGCTCTTGATCGATCATTACGAGACTTGTGTGGAAACGTTCAACCATTCGGTTGA